One genomic segment of Candidatus Eisenbacteria bacterium includes these proteins:
- a CDS encoding biotin/lipoyl-binding protein, whose protein sequence is MGRRSYIVQLDSKPVSLVVEDDGPELKIHINSRVIRVDQAHTDANGAQHLLLNGVGREIILNRTGPRSYRLVSSSVEYKAEVQDAWLSKFNRAQKSTGRAKQQTIRAPIPGTIVRIAVQPGDAVELDDPLVILEAMKMQNEILSPYQGVVTAVEVSEGQSVLGEEPLILLSLE, encoded by the coding sequence ATGGGTCGCCGCAGTTATATTGTTCAACTCGATTCAAAACCGGTTTCTCTTGTCGTTGAGGATGACGGCCCGGAATTGAAGATCCATATCAACAGCAGGGTGATTCGTGTGGATCAAGCCCATACCGACGCCAATGGCGCCCAACACCTTCTATTGAACGGCGTGGGGCGGGAAATCATTCTCAATCGAACCGGGCCCCGATCTTACCGCCTGGTTTCATCATCCGTCGAGTATAAGGCGGAGGTTCAGGATGCCTGGCTCAGCAAATTCAACCGGGCGCAAAAGAGCACGGGACGGGCGAAACAACAGACCATTCGCGCTCCGATCCCCGGCACCATTGTGCGCATCGCCGTGCAACCCGGCGATGCGGTCGAACTGGACGACCCCCTGGTGATCCTCGAGGCGATGAAGATGCAGAATGAAATCCTCAGCCCCTATCAAGGGGTCGTAACGGCTGTGGAGGTCAGTGAGGGACA